The Leptospirillum ferriphilum genome contains a region encoding:
- a CDS encoding phosphatidylglycerophosphatase A, which produces MKNVLPVLDRMISTVFGIGYFPWAPGTMGSLAAVFVWWMLPLEPFFEEISGIFLAGVAGIYFSGRFSGYLGVRDPDVIVVDEFVGQFISLLWTEHDIIHGLTAFLFFRFLDIFKPGPIRWAERLPGGVGIMADDILAGCLAGVLTLELYRMMPA; this is translated from the coding sequence GGATCGGGTATTTCCCCTGGGCCCCGGGAACCATGGGAAGTCTGGCTGCGGTTTTCGTCTGGTGGATGCTTCCCCTGGAACCGTTTTTTGAGGAAATTTCAGGAATATTTCTTGCCGGCGTTGCGGGGATCTACTTTAGTGGCCGATTTTCCGGGTATCTGGGGGTTCGGGATCCGGATGTGATTGTGGTGGACGAGTTCGTGGGACAATTCATTTCTCTCCTGTGGACAGAACATGATATCATTCATGGGTTAACCGCATTTCTCTTTTTCCGTTTTCTGGATATTTTCAAGCCCGGACCGATTCGCTGGGCCGAGCGTCTACCCGGCGGTGTCGGTATCATGGCAGACGATATACTTGCAGGCTGTTTGGCTGGTGTGCTGACACTGGAGCTCTACCGCATGATGCCCGCCTGA